One stretch of Bombus affinis isolate iyBomAffi1 chromosome 4, iyBomAffi1.2, whole genome shotgun sequence DNA includes these proteins:
- the LOC126915654 gene encoding uncharacterized protein LOC126915654 isoform X1, producing the protein MSYVEHGPRIFLASKRNSGTPLMYGDYVLPKKRLEGRLKLHDSCSDIRAWSPNSLENSRYFRELNEHDSSMGKIIPFNVIIDNIIQLNPKAQNELQIVKKELKKYKTLKLTTQQEEQLQNLDNISKIKELPQKNNYTTRVLKGAFFNISKSDPIIQSNLLSIHTPCKRNLQSNTRNVSVITNQYNQLYSYSLTMFDPPLKNYNLTPSCGSTVRSLPSADYNKKTSSWIEYIDVAVQVNTETHDIEIQIDDEVDKYLNKIITISAMSQTSFTSKFSNEDNSADLDKNSSQTNNHKEQSFECDASCSNSSQDIESLTESDIEMGTESDFDLHNSVHKGIIIQKDSEIIVLKNELCVRDAELEELHDMNKHLEVLLKEKESCIYTQQGNLKMLHEKLYKLDHERNCEVEDLKKKLYSYKYLMEQLKQDLNEKCESCYIYSEEIEKLQLYVKETTTLRLEKELLLKKIQEMEQLVEKAEKYNIMLDQLKNVLEERDELKKQNYEQNCIVTNQEEKLNQLLKVIEELSIPYNEQVHYFYYTY; encoded by the exons ATGTCTTATGTAGAACATGGACCTCGAATTTTTTTAGCTAGTAAACGTAATTCAGGAACACCTTTGATGTATGGTGACTATGTTTTACCGAAGAAACGTTTAGAAGGTCGATTAAAATTACATGATTCTTGTTCAGATATCAGAGCATGGAGTCCaaattctttagaaaattcacgTTACTTTCGTGAACTTAATGAACATGACTCATCA ATGGGAAAAATAATACCATTTAATGTAATTATTGATAATATTATTCAACTCAATCCAAAAGCACAAAATGAACTTCAGATAGTTAAAAAAGaacttaaaaaatataaaactctTAAACTTACCACTCAACAAGAAGAACAGTTACAAAATTTA gataacatttcaaaaataaaagaattaccACAGAAAAACAATTATACAACTAGAGTTCTAAAAGGTGCATTTTTCAATATCAGTAAATCAGATCCTATAATTCAGTCAAATTTGTTATCAATCCATACACCTTGTAAAAGAAATTTACAGTCTAACACAAGAAATGTATCAGTTATAACAAACCAATATAATCAATTATATTCTTATTCTTTAACTATGTTTGATCCAcctttgaaaaattataatttaacacCATCATGTGGGTCTACTGTAAGATCACTTCCTTCTGCAG ATTACAATAAAAAGACATCATCTTGGATAGAATATATTGATGTAGCTGTACAA gtaaacacagaaacacatgATATAGAAATACAAATTGACGATGAAGTTGATAAATATCTAAacaaaattattacgatatct GCAATGTCACAAACATCATTCACATCAAAATTCAGTAATGAAGATAACAGCGCAGATCTAGACAAAAATAGTTCACAAACAAATAATCACAAGGAACAAAGTTTTGAATGTGATGCTTCTTGCAGTAATAGTTCACAGGATATTGAAAGTCTAACAGAGTCTGACATTGAAATGGGAACAGAATCTGATTTTGATCTACATAATAGCGTTCATAAAGGGATTATCATCCAGAAAGATTCTGAAATTATTGTTTTGAAAAATGAACTCTGC GTAAGAGATGCTGAGTTAGAAGAATTACATGATATGAATAAACATTTGGAGGTTTtactaaaagaaaaagaaagttgCATATACACCCAACAAGGAAATCTCAAA ATGTTACATgagaaattatataaattggATCATGAACGTAATTGCGAAGTGGAGGATTTGAAAAAGAAG cTTTAtagttacaaatatttaatggaACAACTCAAACAAGATTTAAATGAGAAATGTGAAAGTTGTTATATATATTctgaagaaattgaaaaacttCAATTATATGTCAAAGAAACAACAACATTACGATTAGAAAAAGAGTTACTCTTA AAAAAGATACAAGAAATGGAACAATTAGTAGAAAAagcagaaaaatataatataatgctaGATCAATTAAAGAATGTCTTAGAAGAAAGAGACGAACTTAAAAAACAAAATTATGAACAGAATTGTATAGTAACAAATCAAGAAGAAAAGCTAAATCAACTGTTAAAAGTGATCGAAGAACTGTCTATTCCATATAATGAACAAGTacactatttttattatacttattaA
- the LOC126915654 gene encoding uncharacterized protein LOC126915654 isoform X2 → MYGDYVLPKKRLEGRLKLHDSCSDIRAWSPNSLENSRYFRELNEHDSSMGKIIPFNVIIDNIIQLNPKAQNELQIVKKELKKYKTLKLTTQQEEQLQNLDNISKIKELPQKNNYTTRVLKGAFFNISKSDPIIQSNLLSIHTPCKRNLQSNTRNVSVITNQYNQLYSYSLTMFDPPLKNYNLTPSCGSTVRSLPSADYNKKTSSWIEYIDVAVQVNTETHDIEIQIDDEVDKYLNKIITISAMSQTSFTSKFSNEDNSADLDKNSSQTNNHKEQSFECDASCSNSSQDIESLTESDIEMGTESDFDLHNSVHKGIIIQKDSEIIVLKNELCVRDAELEELHDMNKHLEVLLKEKESCIYTQQGNLKMLHEKLYKLDHERNCEVEDLKKKLYSYKYLMEQLKQDLNEKCESCYIYSEEIEKLQLYVKETTTLRLEKELLLKKIQEMEQLVEKAEKYNIMLDQLKNVLEERDELKKQNYEQNCIVTNQEEKLNQLLKVIEELSIPYNEQVHYFYYTY, encoded by the exons ATGTATGGTGACTATGTTTTACCGAAGAAACGTTTAGAAGGTCGATTAAAATTACATGATTCTTGTTCAGATATCAGAGCATGGAGTCCaaattctttagaaaattcacgTTACTTTCGTGAACTTAATGAACATGACTCATCA ATGGGAAAAATAATACCATTTAATGTAATTATTGATAATATTATTCAACTCAATCCAAAAGCACAAAATGAACTTCAGATAGTTAAAAAAGaacttaaaaaatataaaactctTAAACTTACCACTCAACAAGAAGAACAGTTACAAAATTTA gataacatttcaaaaataaaagaattaccACAGAAAAACAATTATACAACTAGAGTTCTAAAAGGTGCATTTTTCAATATCAGTAAATCAGATCCTATAATTCAGTCAAATTTGTTATCAATCCATACACCTTGTAAAAGAAATTTACAGTCTAACACAAGAAATGTATCAGTTATAACAAACCAATATAATCAATTATATTCTTATTCTTTAACTATGTTTGATCCAcctttgaaaaattataatttaacacCATCATGTGGGTCTACTGTAAGATCACTTCCTTCTGCAG ATTACAATAAAAAGACATCATCTTGGATAGAATATATTGATGTAGCTGTACAA gtaaacacagaaacacatgATATAGAAATACAAATTGACGATGAAGTTGATAAATATCTAAacaaaattattacgatatct GCAATGTCACAAACATCATTCACATCAAAATTCAGTAATGAAGATAACAGCGCAGATCTAGACAAAAATAGTTCACAAACAAATAATCACAAGGAACAAAGTTTTGAATGTGATGCTTCTTGCAGTAATAGTTCACAGGATATTGAAAGTCTAACAGAGTCTGACATTGAAATGGGAACAGAATCTGATTTTGATCTACATAATAGCGTTCATAAAGGGATTATCATCCAGAAAGATTCTGAAATTATTGTTTTGAAAAATGAACTCTGC GTAAGAGATGCTGAGTTAGAAGAATTACATGATATGAATAAACATTTGGAGGTTTtactaaaagaaaaagaaagttgCATATACACCCAACAAGGAAATCTCAAA ATGTTACATgagaaattatataaattggATCATGAACGTAATTGCGAAGTGGAGGATTTGAAAAAGAAG cTTTAtagttacaaatatttaatggaACAACTCAAACAAGATTTAAATGAGAAATGTGAAAGTTGTTATATATATTctgaagaaattgaaaaacttCAATTATATGTCAAAGAAACAACAACATTACGATTAGAAAAAGAGTTACTCTTA AAAAAGATACAAGAAATGGAACAATTAGTAGAAAAagcagaaaaatataatataatgctaGATCAATTAAAGAATGTCTTAGAAGAAAGAGACGAACTTAAAAAACAAAATTATGAACAGAATTGTATAGTAACAAATCAAGAAGAAAAGCTAAATCAACTGTTAAAAGTGATCGAAGAACTGTCTATTCCATATAATGAACAAGTacactatttttattatacttattaA
- the LOC126915654 gene encoding uncharacterized protein LOC126915654 isoform X3 yields the protein MSYVEHGPRIFLASKRNSGTPLMYGDYVLPKKRLEGRLKLHDSCSDIRAWSPNSLENSRYFRELNEHDSSMGKIIPFNVIIDNIIQLNPKAQNELQIVKKELKKYKTLKLTTQQEEQLQNLDNISKIKELPQKNNYTTRVLKGAFFNISKSDPIIQSNLLSIHTPCKRNLQSNTRNVSVITNQYNQLYSYSLTMFDPPLKNYNLTPSCGSTVRSLPSADYNKKTSSWIEYIDVAVQVNTETHDIEIQIDDEVDKYLNKIITISAMSQTSFTSKFSNEDNSADLDKNSSQTNNHKEQSFECDASCSNSSQDIESLTESDIEMGTESDFDLHNSVHKGIIIQKDSEIIVLKNELCVRDAELEELHDMNKHLEVLLKEKESCIYTQQGNLKMLHEKLYKLDHERNCEVEDLKKKKKIQEMEQLVEKAEKYNIMLDQLKNVLEERDELKKQNYEQNCIVTNQEEKLNQLLKVIEELSIPYNEQVHYFYYTY from the exons ATGTCTTATGTAGAACATGGACCTCGAATTTTTTTAGCTAGTAAACGTAATTCAGGAACACCTTTGATGTATGGTGACTATGTTTTACCGAAGAAACGTTTAGAAGGTCGATTAAAATTACATGATTCTTGTTCAGATATCAGAGCATGGAGTCCaaattctttagaaaattcacgTTACTTTCGTGAACTTAATGAACATGACTCATCA ATGGGAAAAATAATACCATTTAATGTAATTATTGATAATATTATTCAACTCAATCCAAAAGCACAAAATGAACTTCAGATAGTTAAAAAAGaacttaaaaaatataaaactctTAAACTTACCACTCAACAAGAAGAACAGTTACAAAATTTA gataacatttcaaaaataaaagaattaccACAGAAAAACAATTATACAACTAGAGTTCTAAAAGGTGCATTTTTCAATATCAGTAAATCAGATCCTATAATTCAGTCAAATTTGTTATCAATCCATACACCTTGTAAAAGAAATTTACAGTCTAACACAAGAAATGTATCAGTTATAACAAACCAATATAATCAATTATATTCTTATTCTTTAACTATGTTTGATCCAcctttgaaaaattataatttaacacCATCATGTGGGTCTACTGTAAGATCACTTCCTTCTGCAG ATTACAATAAAAAGACATCATCTTGGATAGAATATATTGATGTAGCTGTACAA gtaaacacagaaacacatgATATAGAAATACAAATTGACGATGAAGTTGATAAATATCTAAacaaaattattacgatatct GCAATGTCACAAACATCATTCACATCAAAATTCAGTAATGAAGATAACAGCGCAGATCTAGACAAAAATAGTTCACAAACAAATAATCACAAGGAACAAAGTTTTGAATGTGATGCTTCTTGCAGTAATAGTTCACAGGATATTGAAAGTCTAACAGAGTCTGACATTGAAATGGGAACAGAATCTGATTTTGATCTACATAATAGCGTTCATAAAGGGATTATCATCCAGAAAGATTCTGAAATTATTGTTTTGAAAAATGAACTCTGC GTAAGAGATGCTGAGTTAGAAGAATTACATGATATGAATAAACATTTGGAGGTTTtactaaaagaaaaagaaagttgCATATACACCCAACAAGGAAATCTCAAA ATGTTACATgagaaattatataaattggATCATGAACGTAATTGCGAAGTGGAGGATTTGAAAAAGAAG AAAAAGATACAAGAAATGGAACAATTAGTAGAAAAagcagaaaaatataatataatgctaGATCAATTAAAGAATGTCTTAGAAGAAAGAGACGAACTTAAAAAACAAAATTATGAACAGAATTGTATAGTAACAAATCAAGAAGAAAAGCTAAATCAACTGTTAAAAGTGATCGAAGAACTGTCTATTCCATATAATGAACAAGTacactatttttattatacttattaA
- the LOC126915654 gene encoding uncharacterized protein LOC126915654 isoform X4: MGKIIPFNVIIDNIIQLNPKAQNELQIVKKELKKYKTLKLTTQQEEQLQNLDNISKIKELPQKNNYTTRVLKGAFFNISKSDPIIQSNLLSIHTPCKRNLQSNTRNVSVITNQYNQLYSYSLTMFDPPLKNYNLTPSCGSTVRSLPSADYNKKTSSWIEYIDVAVQVNTETHDIEIQIDDEVDKYLNKIITISAMSQTSFTSKFSNEDNSADLDKNSSQTNNHKEQSFECDASCSNSSQDIESLTESDIEMGTESDFDLHNSVHKGIIIQKDSEIIVLKNELCVRDAELEELHDMNKHLEVLLKEKESCIYTQQGNLKMLHEKLYKLDHERNCEVEDLKKKLYSYKYLMEQLKQDLNEKCESCYIYSEEIEKLQLYVKETTTLRLEKELLLKKIQEMEQLVEKAEKYNIMLDQLKNVLEERDELKKQNYEQNCIVTNQEEKLNQLLKVIEELSIPYNEQVHYFYYTY, from the exons ATGGGAAAAATAATACCATTTAATGTAATTATTGATAATATTATTCAACTCAATCCAAAAGCACAAAATGAACTTCAGATAGTTAAAAAAGaacttaaaaaatataaaactctTAAACTTACCACTCAACAAGAAGAACAGTTACAAAATTTA gataacatttcaaaaataaaagaattaccACAGAAAAACAATTATACAACTAGAGTTCTAAAAGGTGCATTTTTCAATATCAGTAAATCAGATCCTATAATTCAGTCAAATTTGTTATCAATCCATACACCTTGTAAAAGAAATTTACAGTCTAACACAAGAAATGTATCAGTTATAACAAACCAATATAATCAATTATATTCTTATTCTTTAACTATGTTTGATCCAcctttgaaaaattataatttaacacCATCATGTGGGTCTACTGTAAGATCACTTCCTTCTGCAG ATTACAATAAAAAGACATCATCTTGGATAGAATATATTGATGTAGCTGTACAA gtaaacacagaaacacatgATATAGAAATACAAATTGACGATGAAGTTGATAAATATCTAAacaaaattattacgatatct GCAATGTCACAAACATCATTCACATCAAAATTCAGTAATGAAGATAACAGCGCAGATCTAGACAAAAATAGTTCACAAACAAATAATCACAAGGAACAAAGTTTTGAATGTGATGCTTCTTGCAGTAATAGTTCACAGGATATTGAAAGTCTAACAGAGTCTGACATTGAAATGGGAACAGAATCTGATTTTGATCTACATAATAGCGTTCATAAAGGGATTATCATCCAGAAAGATTCTGAAATTATTGTTTTGAAAAATGAACTCTGC GTAAGAGATGCTGAGTTAGAAGAATTACATGATATGAATAAACATTTGGAGGTTTtactaaaagaaaaagaaagttgCATATACACCCAACAAGGAAATCTCAAA ATGTTACATgagaaattatataaattggATCATGAACGTAATTGCGAAGTGGAGGATTTGAAAAAGAAG cTTTAtagttacaaatatttaatggaACAACTCAAACAAGATTTAAATGAGAAATGTGAAAGTTGTTATATATATTctgaagaaattgaaaaacttCAATTATATGTCAAAGAAACAACAACATTACGATTAGAAAAAGAGTTACTCTTA AAAAAGATACAAGAAATGGAACAATTAGTAGAAAAagcagaaaaatataatataatgctaGATCAATTAAAGAATGTCTTAGAAGAAAGAGACGAACTTAAAAAACAAAATTATGAACAGAATTGTATAGTAACAAATCAAGAAGAAAAGCTAAATCAACTGTTAAAAGTGATCGAAGAACTGTCTATTCCATATAATGAACAAGTacactatttttattatacttattaA
- the LOC126915658 gene encoding transport and Golgi organization protein 2 yields MCILFIYRNPNADSESYRLILVSNRDEDFKRPALPAHYWEHHPLCLGGTDMEPGKEGGTWLAMSLTGKAGVVLNLSNEASSTNIPKQGRGFLVPNFVTSNDSALSYLDKLYKKNNENQIYNPFILVLIDLQNADVKYLSSSHNSTGPNSSQDNILGFGNSGLDIPYKKVEVGKEIFKNIVKDIKVSRQMTLIEELLKFLKSKERYLPDPELQKRCSKGYKELSSIFVSTDGYCTRTHSILLVNGNNELTFVEETLMPNLTWKRQIFSNKLIRKN; encoded by the exons atgtgtattttatttatttatcgtaatCCTAATGCTGATTCTGAGTCATATCGATTGATTTTGGTCTCAAACCGAGATGAAGATTTTAAACGTCCAGCATTACCAGCTCATTATTGGGAACATCATCCATTATGTTTAGGAG gtaCTGATATGGAGCCTGGAAAAGAAGGTGGGACTTGGCTAGCAATGTCATTAACAGGAAAAGCTGGTGTTGTTTTAAATTTATCTAATGAAGCAAGTTCAACTAATATACCAAAACAAGGACGAGGATTTTTAGTGCCTAATTTTGTTACATCAAATGATTCTGCACTTTCATATTTAGACAAATTATACAAGAAGAATAATGAAAATCAAATATATAATCCTTTTATTTTGGTTTTAATAGATTTACA GAATGCAGATGTTAAGTATCTGAGCAGTTCTCATAATTCAACAGGACCTAACTCAAGTCAAGACAATATCTTAGGTTTTGGTAATAGTGGTCTTGATATTCCATATAAAAAAGTTGAAGTAGgaaaagaaattttcaaaaatattgttAAGGATATTAAGGTGTCAAGACAAATGACTCTGATTGAAGAACTTCTGAAATTTTTGAAATCAAAAGAAAG ATATTTGCCAGATCCTGAATTGCAAAAACGTTGTTCAAAAGGATATAAGGAACTCAGCTCAATCTTTGTATCAACTGATGGATATTGTACACGAACTcattctattttgttggttaaTGGAAACAATGAACTAACATTTGTTGAAGAAACACTTATGCCGAATTTAACATGGAAACGTCAAATATTTAGTAACAAATTAATACGTAAAAATTGA